TGCGTCCTCGCGCTCGCCGCGGCCCTCGTCCCACTCGCCGTAATCGAAGCGCAGGCAGGCGATCCCTCTCTTCCCCAGTGCCCCGCTTACTGCTTTCAGTCGGGGATCGCCCCGGTGTCCGCGCTGTTGGGGATGGGGCGGGCAGGCGACGACGACCGTGTCGCCCGCGCCGTCGAGCGTCCCGCGGACGTCCCGAGCGCCGGGGATCGCCACGTCGGTCATACGCCCCGTTCGGCGGGGATATTTTTAAGCACTGGGCCGCAATGACGGTCCATGGGAATACTCTCGCGGATGTCGTACGTCATCCGGTCGAAGGTCAACACGGTCCTCAACCGGTCGGAGGACCCCCGTGAAACGCTCGATTACTCCTACGAGCAGATGCGCGACCGCCTGCAGGACGTCAAACAGGGGATCGCGGACCTCACGACCCAGAAGAAACGATTGGAGATGCAGAAACGCCGCCTCGAGGAGAACGTCGAGAAACACAACGAGCAGGCCCGCGAGGCCGTCGCGCAGGACCGCGACGATCTGGCCCGACAGGCCCTCGAGAAGAAGAAGACGAAGATGAGCCAGATCGAACAGCTGGAGGACCAGATCGCGGACCTCCAGAACAAACAGGAGAAGCTCGTCGAGCAGAAGAACGAACTCCAGAGCCGCATCGAGCAGTTCCGCACGAAAAAGGAGACGATGAAGGCCCAGTACGAGGCCAGCGAGGCCAGCGTCCGCGTTTCGGAAGCGATGA
The DNA window shown above is from Halalkalicoccus subterraneus and carries:
- a CDS encoding PspA/IM30 family protein: MGILSRMSYVIRSKVNTVLNRSEDPRETLDYSYEQMRDRLQDVKQGIADLTTQKKRLEMQKRRLEENVEKHNEQAREAVAQDRDDLARQALEKKKTKMSQIEQLEDQIADLQNKQEKLVEQKNELQSRIEQFRTKKETMKAQYEASEASVRVSEAMTGAGDEMEDVSRAIERAEEDTEEMEARSEAMDELQDTGAFDDALSDKDSIDRELDAGRTNSEVEAELETLKGEMGKGTATEGSEDDTEAEMDVDVEERDAEADVEEELESNEIDEELEEIRDEQR